The following coding sequences are from one Verrucomicrobiia bacterium window:
- the trxA gene encoding thioredoxin, with translation MAGANILELTPQNFNAEVTQSSIPVLVDFWAEWCGPCQRLNPVLVELAAEYAGRLKIGKVDVEKHGELAAPYNVMSIPNLVFFKGGQPVRQVVGAKSKGELKSLIDSVLA, from the coding sequence ATGGCAGGAGCCAATATTCTGGAGTTAACGCCTCAAAATTTCAACGCCGAGGTCACGCAGTCTTCCATTCCTGTGTTGGTGGATTTTTGGGCGGAGTGGTGCGGGCCATGCCAGCGTTTGAATCCGGTGCTGGTGGAGCTGGCTGCCGAATATGCCGGTCGCTTGAAAATCGGCAAAGTGGACGTGGAAAAGCACGGCGAGCTGGCTGCCCCTTACAATGTCATGAGCATTCCCAATCTGGTATTCTTCAAAGGGGGCCAGCCGGTGCGACAGGTGGTGGGGGCCAAGTCCAAAGGGGAATTGAAATCCCTCATTGACAGCGTCCTGGCCTGA
- a CDS encoding type II secretion system F family protein has product MPSFSPGRLQQKAESYRQLGSLIQAGVSILQAFRLISEHPPAAWVARQAREIQASLETGATLTEAFRQVHPPPPAFDLALIEAAEQGGRLAEVLRFLAEHYEMQAQIARSTLTDLLYPLFLLHFAAFIFPFAEFFTSGHLGRYLLKTLGFLLPLYAVVGGLVYAFLPTHSETWRAQLERGLRFIPLLGSARHKLALARLAAALHALLNAGVPIFRAWELAAAASGSPALRQAVGQWPPQLAAGRTPAELVQGQTCFPTLFANLYSSGEISGRLDEELRHLQHLYLEEGRQQMRIFWSWVPKVIYLLIALAIAFKVISFYTAHYGGVFREM; this is encoded by the coding sequence ATGCCATCTTTCAGCCCCGGCCGGTTGCAGCAGAAGGCGGAAAGCTACCGTCAACTGGGCAGCCTGATTCAAGCGGGGGTTTCCATCCTGCAGGCCTTCCGCCTGATTAGCGAGCACCCACCGGCCGCTTGGGTGGCCCGGCAGGCGCGGGAAATTCAGGCATCGTTGGAGACCGGGGCAACCCTCACCGAGGCTTTCCGCCAGGTCCACCCCCCGCCACCGGCATTTGATCTGGCTTTGATTGAGGCCGCCGAACAAGGGGGGCGTCTGGCCGAGGTGTTGCGCTTTCTGGCGGAGCATTATGAAATGCAGGCGCAAATTGCGCGGAGCACCCTGACGGATTTGTTGTACCCCCTTTTTTTACTCCATTTTGCCGCGTTCATTTTTCCGTTTGCCGAGTTTTTCACCAGTGGCCATCTGGGCAGGTACTTGCTCAAAACGCTGGGCTTTTTGCTGCCCCTCTATGCGGTGGTGGGCGGGCTGGTTTATGCCTTCCTCCCGACGCACTCTGAGACCTGGCGGGCGCAGTTGGAGAGGGGATTGCGCTTTATTCCCTTGCTGGGCAGTGCGCGCCATAAGCTGGCACTGGCGCGCCTGGCGGCGGCGCTGCATGCACTCTTGAACGCGGGGGTGCCCATCTTCCGGGCATGGGAACTGGCCGCCGCTGCCAGCGGCTCCCCCGCCTTGCGCCAGGCGGTGGGACAGTGGCCGCCCCAACTGGCCGCGGGACGGACACCGGCGGAGCTGGTGCAAGGTCAGACGTGTTTCCCCACGCTCTTTGCCAACCTTTATTCGAGCGGTGAAATCAGTGGCCGGCTGGACGAAGAGCTGCGGCACTTGCAGCATTTGTATTTGGAAGAGGGACGGCAGCAGATGCGAATCTTTTGGTCCTGGGTGCCCAAGGTCATTTACCTGCTCATTGCGCTGGCCATAGCTTTCAAAGTCATTTCCTTTTACACGGCGCATTACGGCGGAGTTTTCCGGGAGATGTAG
- a CDS encoding phosphodiester glycosidase family protein: MISRKCRRMWWWMLAGGCLLVLAWPAGAARAARVQFLDKEFVCYWVDWRTDHLGLYWKDHNDKPLATFSRLREHVRPAELKFAINAGIFSRDLTPLGLHVEGGRQLRPLNLKSLEGGQYNFYLKPNGVFFLHPDTGPRVMASEEFARLAPPVHLACQSGPLLLTNGVFHPAFRPASTNFFLRSGVGVSRRGEVVFALSLHRLRFYDFARLFREKLECDEALYLDGEICAVYLPELGFKDDARAQFAAMWAVTVPVARTEQGTPAARP, translated from the coding sequence ATGATCTCCCGAAAATGCCGGCGGATGTGGTGGTGGATGCTGGCGGGCGGCTGCCTCCTGGTGCTGGCCTGGCCGGCCGGGGCCGCCCGTGCGGCGCGGGTGCAGTTTTTGGACAAGGAGTTTGTTTGTTACTGGGTGGATTGGCGAACGGATCATTTGGGCCTTTATTGGAAGGATCATAACGACAAGCCCCTCGCCACGTTTTCACGTTTGCGTGAGCATGTGCGTCCCGCAGAGCTGAAGTTTGCCATCAACGCCGGGATTTTCTCGCGCGACTTGACCCCGCTCGGATTGCATGTGGAGGGAGGGCGGCAGTTGCGACCGCTGAATCTTAAATCGCTGGAGGGCGGACAGTATAACTTCTACTTGAAGCCCAACGGCGTGTTTTTCCTGCATCCTGACACCGGCCCGCGGGTGATGGCTTCGGAGGAATTTGCCCGGCTGGCGCCGCCGGTGCATCTGGCCTGTCAATCGGGCCCCTTGTTGTTGACCAACGGTGTCTTCCATCCCGCCTTCAGACCGGCTTCCACAAATTTCTTTCTGCGGAGCGGGGTGGGAGTGAGCCGCCGCGGCGAAGTGGTATTCGCGTTATCCTTGCACCGGCTGCGCTTTTACGACTTTGCCCGGTTGTTCCGCGAAAAACTGGAGTGCGACGAGGCCCTTTACCTGGATGGCGAAATTTGCGCCGTGTATTTGCCGGAGCTGGGCTTCAAAGACGACGCCCGCGCGCAATTTGCCGCCATGTGGGCGGTGACAGTGCCCGTGGCGCGGACGGAGCAGGGAACCCCCGCCGCCAGACCGTGA
- a CDS encoding CotH kinase family protein, with amino-acid sequence MRAFFMGAACLVTVAVMAQPAAEPKPAPPLRPALAWGSFTPNLPVVFLTVTNPLSRETPVPALMQLAYPPGSRQGVTNALPLQLRYHGATSLGFPKKSYRLSLSNAVPLLGMSRKSGWVLNAAYIDRSLMRHKLAYDIFRSFSEPRAPRHAADSRFVEVYLNQRYQGVYLLMERVDRQLLGLRPFHSNDFSHSVIYKAEDHAANFGQSGRGGFEQREPDPERKEYWRPLELFTRFTSSASPQEFWDAERGIAHRLDLGNAIDFHILVQVTANSDGITKNFLLARDGQESGPQTNKFFFVPWDYDGTFGRNWNATPYPHNVWLSNPLFDRLMQKAEYRQRFIARWKQLRAGPLAEATLVAMMDANVKTLGEAVQRNLQRWPTDRGGYPDRLTFEQDIEQMKTWLARRLQWLDQEIARRERQ; translated from the coding sequence ATGCGCGCCTTTTTCATGGGAGCTGCCTGCCTGGTGACGGTGGCCGTCATGGCCCAGCCGGCTGCGGAACCCAAGCCAGCCCCGCCACTGCGGCCGGCGCTGGCGTGGGGCAGTTTCACCCCAAATTTGCCGGTGGTCTTTTTAACCGTCACCAACCCGCTTTCCCGGGAAACGCCGGTGCCGGCCCTGATGCAACTGGCCTACCCCCCTGGCAGCCGCCAGGGGGTGACCAACGCATTGCCGTTGCAACTGCGCTACCACGGGGCGACCTCCCTGGGGTTTCCGAAAAAATCATACCGGCTCAGCCTTTCCAATGCCGTCCCTTTGTTGGGCATGAGCAGGAAATCAGGATGGGTTTTGAATGCGGCCTACATAGACCGCTCGCTCATGCGGCACAAGTTGGCCTATGATATTTTCCGCAGTTTTTCCGAACCCCGGGCGCCGCGGCATGCGGCGGACAGCCGGTTTGTGGAGGTGTATTTGAATCAGCGTTATCAGGGCGTTTATCTACTGATGGAGCGCGTGGACCGGCAGCTCCTCGGACTCCGACCGTTTCACTCCAATGATTTCAGTCATTCGGTCATCTACAAGGCCGAGGATCACGCGGCCAATTTTGGGCAGTCGGGCCGTGGCGGTTTCGAGCAGCGCGAGCCGGACCCGGAGCGCAAGGAATACTGGCGTCCGCTGGAATTGTTCACGCGGTTCACCAGCAGCGCCAGCCCGCAGGAGTTTTGGGATGCGGAAAGAGGCATCGCGCATCGCCTCGACTTGGGGAATGCAATAGATTTCCACATCCTGGTGCAGGTGACGGCCAACAGCGACGGCATCACCAAGAATTTTTTGCTGGCGCGGGACGGACAGGAGAGCGGCCCCCAGACCAACAAGTTCTTTTTCGTCCCGTGGGATTACGACGGCACCTTTGGCCGCAATTGGAACGCCACGCCCTACCCGCACAATGTCTGGCTGAGTAATCCGTTGTTTGACCGCCTGATGCAAAAGGCCGAGTATCGGCAGCGTTTCATCGCGCGATGGAAGCAACTGCGCGCCGGGCCGCTGGCCGAGGCCACGCTCGTGGCGATGATGGACGCCAACGTAAAAACATTGGGCGAGGCGGTGCAGCGCAACCTGCAACGCTGGCCGACGGACCGCGGCGGCTACCCGGATCGCCTGACCTTTGAACAGGACATCGAGCAAATGAAGACGTGGCTGGCGCGGCGGTTGCAGTGGCTGGATCAGGAAATAGCCCGACGCGAGCGCCAATAG
- a CDS encoding phospholipase D-like domain-containing protein, producing the protein MRLRWVITAAWLLLLLSVGGGCLSPTAKRTRYTYNPDYGAEDPQFLRSLQALRTGIRPGNQARLLENGDALWADMFDALRAARHSINIETYIFSDGKLSRELTEILCERARAGVAVHMLVDAWGARAPLLEAQLQAAGVRYRIYKPIRLYALYHIEDRTHRKLVIVDGRIGYCGGFCFDDRWLGDARNPKEWRELTVRMEGPVVAQMQSIFLEDWLHTTGEVLHGDAHFPALPLAGEQLAQAISSTRHDQASVSKLMVYMAIQAARRRIWIANAYFVPDAQIRTALKNAAHRGVDVRIITPGANTDFAMLRNASRFYQADLIKHGIKIYEYQPTMMHSKAMVVDSIWSTIGSINLNARSFKKNAEANVMIYDYKFAEELERALAKDMEQSREITLEEVRRRGPCAHLREFWSSLFSERY; encoded by the coding sequence ATGCGCCTGCGCTGGGTCATCACGGCCGCCTGGCTCCTGCTGTTGCTAAGCGTGGGAGGCGGTTGTCTCAGCCCCACCGCCAAACGCACGCGTTACACATACAATCCGGACTACGGGGCGGAGGATCCCCAATTCCTGCGCTCGTTGCAGGCCCTGCGCACCGGCATTCGGCCCGGCAACCAGGCCCGGTTGCTGGAAAATGGAGACGCGCTGTGGGCGGACATGTTTGACGCGCTGCGCGCTGCCCGCCACAGCATCAACATTGAGACGTACATTTTCAGCGACGGCAAACTCTCGCGCGAATTGACCGAGATCCTCTGCGAGCGCGCCCGGGCCGGCGTGGCGGTGCACATGCTGGTGGACGCCTGGGGCGCGCGCGCGCCCTTGTTGGAAGCCCAATTGCAGGCAGCGGGAGTGCGCTACCGCATTTACAAGCCCATCCGGCTCTATGCGCTGTACCACATCGAGGACCGGACGCATCGCAAACTGGTCATTGTGGATGGGCGCATCGGCTACTGCGGCGGTTTTTGTTTTGATGACCGCTGGCTGGGGGACGCCCGCAACCCCAAGGAGTGGCGGGAGCTGACCGTCCGCATGGAAGGCCCGGTGGTGGCCCAGATGCAGAGCATCTTCCTGGAGGACTGGCTGCACACGACCGGCGAGGTGTTGCACGGCGATGCGCATTTCCCTGCCCTGCCGCTGGCGGGGGAACAACTGGCCCAGGCCATCAGCAGCACCCGCCACGACCAGGCCTCCGTAAGCAAGCTGATGGTCTATATGGCCATCCAAGCCGCCCGCCGCCGGATCTGGATCGCCAATGCCTATTTCGTGCCCGATGCCCAAATCCGCACCGCCCTCAAAAATGCCGCGCATCGCGGGGTGGATGTGCGCATCATCACCCCTGGCGCCAATACCGACTTTGCCATGTTACGCAACGCCTCGCGTTTCTATCAGGCGGACCTCATCAAACACGGCATCAAGATTTACGAATATCAACCCACCATGATGCACAGCAAGGCCATGGTGGTGGACAGCATTTGGTCCACCATTGGCAGCATCAATCTCAACGCCCGCTCCTTCAAGAAAAACGCCGAGGCCAACGTGATGATCTACGACTACAAATTTGCGGAGGAACTGGAGCGGGCGCTGGCCAAAGACATGGAACAATCTCGCGAGATCACCCTGGAAGAAGTCCGCCGCCGGGGTCCGTGCGCGCACCTGCGGGAGTTCTGGTCTTCGTTGTTTTCCGAGCGCTACTAG
- a CDS encoding DUF1080 domain-containing protein, with the protein MKNCLLSLLASAVLASAAGVEPGFVSLFDGKTFNGWRMATENTNTWKIEEGALVTRGDRCHLFYVGDPKPFKNFELRVEVMTEPGANGGIYFHTRYQPTGWPKYGFECQVNNSHSDWKRTGSLYDVVNVRESAAKDNEWWTQTIIVQGNRVIVKINDKVVVDYTEPPDKKPGTDFTRKLDEGTFALQAHDPKSVVRFRNIRVKRLD; encoded by the coding sequence ATGAAAAATTGTTTGTTGAGTCTTTTGGCCTCGGCGGTGCTCGCCTCCGCCGCGGGAGTGGAACCGGGCTTTGTTTCGTTGTTCGATGGCAAGACCTTCAACGGCTGGCGCATGGCCACCGAAAACACGAACACCTGGAAAATTGAGGAGGGTGCGCTGGTGACGCGCGGGGATCGTTGCCATTTGTTCTATGTGGGCGATCCCAAGCCGTTCAAAAACTTTGAGCTGCGCGTGGAAGTGATGACCGAGCCAGGCGCCAACGGCGGCATTTATTTTCACACCCGCTACCAGCCCACCGGCTGGCCCAAGTATGGTTTCGAATGCCAGGTCAACAACAGCCACAGCGACTGGAAACGCACCGGCAGTTTGTATGACGTGGTCAATGTCCGGGAATCCGCCGCCAAGGACAACGAGTGGTGGACGCAAACCATTATCGTGCAGGGCAACCGGGTCATTGTGAAAATCAACGACAAGGTGGTGGTGGACTACACCGAGCCCCCGGACAAGAAACCCGGCACGGATTTCACGCGGAAGCTGGACGAGGGAACGTTCGCCCTGCAGGCCCATGATCCCAAGAGCGTGGTGCGCTTCAGAAACATCCGAGTCAAGCGGCTGGATTAA
- a CDS encoding tetratricopeptide repeat protein, producing the protein MNDAIERHRARVAQFPDHELPRFSLGKALFDAGQYVEAKEHFLVALQLKPDWMVVQILLARCELALGNRQAARQALERARVLAEQQNHAGPKAEVEQLLEDLARQE; encoded by the coding sequence ATGAATGATGCGATTGAACGGCATCGGGCCAGGGTGGCCCAGTTTCCCGACCACGAGCTGCCCCGGTTCAGTCTGGGCAAGGCCCTGTTTGACGCGGGGCAGTATGTAGAGGCCAAAGAACATTTCTTGGTGGCGTTGCAACTCAAGCCCGACTGGATGGTGGTGCAGATTCTATTGGCCCGCTGTGAACTGGCGTTGGGAAACCGTCAGGCGGCACGCCAGGCGCTGGAGCGCGCGCGGGTTTTAGCCGAGCAACAGAATCACGCCGGTCCCAAAGCCGAAGTGGAACAGCTCTTGGAGGATTTGGCGCGGCAGGAATGA
- the clpS gene encoding ATP-dependent Clp protease adapter ClpS, which produces MPETLDPVTLPEVGEETDSQSKDALEPGYLVVCWNDPVNLMSYVTHVFMRVFGWPRQKAEQHMLQVHTQGKSVLVRDTLEKAEHYVHQLQSYSLHATLEKEEPA; this is translated from the coding sequence ATGCCAGAAACGTTGGATCCTGTGACCCTCCCCGAAGTGGGAGAGGAAACTGACAGCCAGTCAAAAGATGCGCTGGAGCCTGGATATCTGGTGGTCTGTTGGAATGACCCGGTCAACCTCATGAGCTATGTAACGCATGTATTTATGCGGGTTTTTGGCTGGCCCCGGCAAAAAGCCGAGCAGCACATGCTGCAGGTGCACACCCAGGGAAAGAGCGTCCTGGTGCGGGACACCCTGGAAAAGGCCGAGCATTACGTCCACCAGTTGCAAAGCTACAGCCTTCACGCCACCCTGGAAAAAGAGGAGCCGGCCTAG
- a CDS encoding serine/threonine protein kinase, whose protein sequence is MARELPSLTTALQSSLPAGIPISRLTATLTLLSQLEGVEQANKEFIGHFGPFQVLRALGEGGMGIVLLAKDTRNDVVVAVKVLKPGLREHPLAVQRFLNEAHHMSRLRHPRILPVLDSGQSSLGPYYTMPYCEKGSLAHELVEGRPVPAGRILEVLIPMAEALAHAHSRGLIHRDLKPGNILLTERGDIYLSDFGLARTLFNELTLDVEGSHCEGTAPYLSPAVAEGQAEDTRCDVYSLGAILYQMLTGHLPYQGKTTEEVITKIKAESPPPILELNPQASPELVLVCEAAMARDQRDRYANMADLLEDLRRIQRGETPLGAHASAAWVNRARVVWRRHWPKLVAGTGAGLAMLGIWQTGWLHPPVLKPVHTVYLGEAFNYDQAILCNWDRDRMMDFLVPNTQEQTIQVVDVLNHPLQHFARNKLIQEGVRSEDFYLQAVDITGDGLDEIVVKYSHEGTAFARVYNASCFLVAEFKYAGEFTPATRERRASGTGFNRGWWDDLDQDNKRELLFSYGTAYGQKRPRGLALFDGETGALRWDFPTAPYVEEAISEDVDGDGRKEIVAGTYAAANGKTLGDGSDDEHSHWLVLDAAGRLRWRRTLGHYYTAVVPFSLKGGPPAKERLFAWLRPAYFARHSLAPEQRGEGIASRIFWVSPQGEGLREYTPPWELVSVNAADITGDGRDEIVMTDTNGWLRVLNQDLQVLQQTRLVAPRHLAANISVLGNIRVPRLGRGPHLALLCSDQDSTSVGLVGQTQKEVFSNFYHHLTVVIVNAQLRPVCRALVQSTTKKHGLSPRGEVRDVDSDGEDEVVVYSDRITLCRVVKE, encoded by the coding sequence GTGGCCCGAGAGTTACCGTCCCTAACCACGGCGCTGCAGTCCTCGCTGCCGGCAGGTATCCCAATTTCCCGTCTAACAGCCACTCTTACTCTGCTATCCCAACTGGAGGGGGTGGAGCAGGCCAACAAGGAGTTTATTGGGCACTTTGGGCCATTCCAAGTGCTGCGCGCTTTGGGGGAGGGCGGCATGGGAATCGTGCTGCTGGCCAAAGATACCCGCAATGATGTGGTGGTGGCGGTCAAAGTCCTGAAGCCCGGTTTGAGAGAGCATCCCCTTGCGGTGCAGCGGTTTCTAAACGAGGCCCACCACATGAGCCGATTGCGGCATCCCCGCATTTTGCCGGTGCTGGACAGTGGGCAATCCTCGTTGGGTCCTTATTACACCATGCCCTACTGCGAAAAAGGCAGTCTGGCCCATGAACTGGTCGAAGGGCGGCCTGTGCCCGCAGGGCGGATATTGGAGGTGCTCATTCCCATGGCCGAGGCCCTGGCCCATGCGCACAGCCGGGGGTTGATCCACCGGGACCTGAAGCCGGGAAACATTCTGCTTACCGAGCGAGGAGACATTTATCTTTCCGACTTCGGCCTGGCCCGCACCTTGTTCAACGAGCTTACGCTGGACGTGGAGGGCAGTCACTGCGAAGGCACAGCGCCTTATCTATCCCCGGCGGTGGCTGAAGGGCAGGCCGAAGATACGCGGTGTGATGTGTATTCTCTGGGGGCTATCCTCTACCAGATGCTCACGGGGCACCTGCCTTATCAAGGGAAAACGACGGAGGAGGTGATTACCAAAATCAAGGCGGAGTCACCGCCGCCCATCCTGGAGCTTAATCCCCAGGCTTCTCCGGAACTGGTGCTGGTGTGCGAGGCGGCTATGGCGCGGGATCAGCGCGATCGTTACGCCAACATGGCCGATTTATTGGAGGATTTGCGACGCATTCAACGAGGGGAAACCCCCTTGGGGGCCCATGCCAGCGCGGCGTGGGTGAACCGGGCTCGCGTGGTGTGGCGGCGACATTGGCCAAAACTGGTGGCCGGCACGGGTGCGGGTCTGGCCATGTTGGGGATTTGGCAGACTGGCTGGTTGCATCCGCCCGTGCTCAAGCCGGTGCACACCGTTTACCTGGGTGAAGCTTTTAATTATGACCAGGCCATCCTGTGCAATTGGGACCGGGACCGCATGATGGATTTCTTGGTCCCAAACACGCAGGAGCAGACGATCCAGGTGGTGGACGTTTTGAACCACCCCCTCCAGCACTTCGCTCGGAATAAATTGATCCAGGAGGGTGTCAGAAGTGAAGACTTCTATCTTCAGGCCGTGGATATTACCGGCGATGGCCTGGATGAAATTGTGGTCAAGTACAGTCACGAAGGGACCGCCTTCGCCCGGGTGTATAATGCCAGTTGTTTTTTGGTGGCTGAATTTAAATATGCCGGTGAATTTACGCCGGCCACCCGCGAACGCCGGGCCTCAGGCACGGGGTTCAACAGGGGGTGGTGGGACGACTTGGACCAGGATAACAAACGGGAATTATTATTCTCCTACGGCACGGCTTACGGCCAAAAACGCCCGCGGGGCCTGGCATTGTTTGATGGGGAGACGGGCGCGCTGCGGTGGGATTTTCCCACCGCGCCTTATGTCGAGGAGGCGATATCGGAAGACGTGGACGGTGACGGGCGCAAGGAGATCGTTGCCGGCACGTATGCCGCTGCTAATGGCAAGACCCTGGGGGACGGCAGCGATGATGAACACTCGCACTGGTTGGTTCTGGATGCCGCGGGGCGCTTGCGTTGGCGCCGGACCCTGGGGCATTACTACACGGCCGTGGTGCCATTTTCGCTGAAGGGCGGCCCGCCGGCGAAAGAACGACTATTTGCCTGGCTTCGCCCCGCTTACTTTGCCCGGCACAGCCTTGCGCCTGAGCAGCGGGGTGAGGGCATTGCCAGCCGGATATTTTGGGTATCGCCCCAAGGGGAAGGGTTGCGGGAGTACACGCCCCCCTGGGAGTTGGTGAGTGTTAATGCTGCGGATATCACGGGGGACGGGCGTGACGAGATTGTGATGACTGATACCAATGGATGGTTGCGGGTGCTCAACCAGGATTTGCAGGTCTTGCAGCAAACGCGGCTGGTGGCGCCGCGCCATCTGGCGGCAAATATTTCTGTCCTGGGCAATATCCGCGTCCCCCGCCTTGGCCGGGGCCCGCATCTGGCCCTGCTCTGCTCTGACCAGGATTCCACCTCGGTGGGCCTGGTGGGGCAAACGCAAAAAGAAGTTTTTTCAAATTTCTATCACCACCTCACCGTGGTGATTGTGAACGCCCAATTGCGGCCGGTCTGCCGGGCTTTGGTGCAGAGTACAACAAAAAAGCACGGCCTCAGTCCGCGGGGCGAAGTCAGGGATGTGGATAGTGACGGGGAG